DNA from Vitis vinifera cultivar Pinot Noir 40024 chromosome 19, ASM3070453v1:
AGTTTTGATAAATTGGAATTACTACTGAATGAAATGTGAAGCTAGATATTAGGAGGAGAAAGaaagataattaatttatttgtatgaaACTATGACTTATGCATTGTGAAGCTTATTGGTTGGGAATTGTTGAACAGGGGAACTTACTTAATAGGGGAGAAAGAACCACACATATTTCTTGATGAGAAAATATAATTACATTAGCCAAAGGCCAAAAATATATGAGTAGTTCGCTAATTGCATATTATTGGAAAGAGTGCTGAGCAACATATGATTCATAAACTTTTTACAATTTAAAGGCCTAGGTCCAATGAGATATGTTGCATCATATTACCTAATGAACCAATGAAGTTTATGGATTTCCAAAACTTCTTGGAGAGGTTCATTATTTTAtggttctttttttcttttttagggttctttattttctttttgccGAGATATCTAGAATATGGCATGGTAGGTATTTTTGCTCCATACCTCTTTGGAGCTCAATTATTTGGCAAAGtaggaagaaaacaaattagCATCAACTTTGGCTTGACTTGAGATCACAAATCTGACTAGAGATTTTGCAGTAGTGTGTTGAGGTCTAATCCGAATCTAGGTTGTGATGTGTGCATCAAAGAGTCTTTCCAGAAGTCGTGAAGCTTTGAGGTGTTTTGTGATGGCATGACTAGATAATGAGCTGCATTTTGGTCTGGAATTTGGAGTTTGGTTATGCAATTTCTGTATCTATATCTCCAAAattattaactaattttaattattttatctatttttcaaaataaacatTCAAAATTGAAAGTTTGTGTCACGAGTATTCAGGCTTATCCGGAATAGAATGCCCTGCATTAACTCTTGCTGTTAATGCATATAATACCAGGTCACTCAACACAACCATTTGCTTGCTTATGTTGACTTTCAATGGCTTAAAATTTATGGCTTCAATGGTTATTACCTGCTAATActcaaactaattttttttttgctaggtAAATAAGAGCTTGTATTAGAAGCGCCTAGAAGTGGCGAAAACAAtacacatgaagtatacaaaCAGATTGCCCAAGAAACTAgacaaagaagacaaaaaacctTTCCCCTAACTAGACATATGACCACtccataaaatcaaacatagacaAAGTATGATCCTCTATAAACACCCTAGCTCAATTTACAAGAGTATACAAAAAGGAATGTTTTAAAGCTTGGTCGGACTGTTCGATATCATTTAATGCTCTTtcgtttctttccttccataaagtCTACATTAAGCATAAAGGGGCGACCCTCCAAGACTTCTCCCTTCTCTTACCCACAAAGGCACCATACTAACCAAGCAAATTCCTTTCAATCGAAGAATGCAAAACCCACTGcacaccaaaaagggagaaaatcaaactccaaagcATTGTAGCCTTTCTGCAAAACAAGATTAAATGGTCACTGGTTTCCTCTTTCTCTGTATACAAGCATATTCAAACTAATAACTAATAGTTATTGGATTTAAAGCTTGTTTGTTAATGTTCTTCATGGTTGTGCTTCTATTTTTAATCGATTCTCTTGGCCATCACCGTTTCCCCCTTATTAAGATTGGATATTTAAGTTTCAACAAAACAGCCTACTAAATCCTCAAGATAGATCTTATTTATAAGGCATGGGAGTTTTGGTCAATGTCTGCTTCCAAAATTCTTATCCATATTTCTGTGAATTCTTATGCCAGAAATTTTACTTCTTGCAGAATTTTGATGATGTCTTGGTTCCTCCTGATCACATCAGTAGGAGTTACAATGATACATACTACATTGACTCTCAAACTGTCTTGAGGTGCCACACTAGTGCTCATCAAGCAGAGCTGTTGAGGAGGGGACACACTCATTTCCTTGTGACTGGAGATGTTTATCGTAGAGATTCCATTGATTCAACTCACTACCGTGTTTTTCATTAGGTTTCTTGTCTATGATTTGATCAATGATTGTTTTCTATTAACAAGTTTCTTAATGTTTTCTTCAGTTCAATAACTTATCATGCAGATGGAAGGTGTTCGTGTCTTCTTCCAGGTGATTGGGATGGCACGTCTTATGCAGCTGAGGATTTAAAGAAATGTCTTGAGGGTTCGGTGTAGCACTTGTTTGGTAAACTTAGATCAGGAGATTGTCTTAATCAGATGCAAACTTAATACTATCTGTTGATGTTGCAGTGAGAAATATGGGTTAAGGAATTATTTTCCAGGTCTAATAATTCAAAATCTGGGAAATACTGCAAGTAAAAGGGGGGAGGGggaataatgaaataataaaataataaatttaagtgGGCAAAGCAATTCATGTTATGCAAAAGCAGTACAGGTTGGTCATTTAGAAGTCAAATCAAGATAGTCCAGAATAATATAGGGAATTATTTGTGATTCTCAAGGTACTTGTTAAGAATCATTGACAAATTACCTAAAGAAACATTTAAGAGTgctattattattgaaatttctGAAATCTATCAGAAAGGTAGTTTTCATCTTGGGGTTTACCATATACTGTATAGAATCTGCGTGGGCTAAATGTATTGAAATTTGCAGGTAATGTGGAAATGCGCTGGATTGATACATATTTCCCTTTCACCAACCCATCATTTGAACTTGAGATATATTTTTAGGTGTGCTTTTGATCTGGCTGGTGGTTACATTTTAGCactatatattttgaatttctttaaaactttgTTTTTGAACTAATTTTAGTAGAAACAGgctccatttcatttttttgtttttaccttTTGTAAGAAAGggtaaaaatcatttaaaaaatgtgaACTTCAGTTTATTCCATTGCTGGCATGTGTGGCTTTCATATGTTATTGAAGACACTAAGATTCATAGACTGATAATAACAGTAATAACAGTAATGttgatgataaaataatataaaagtagAAACAAAATTAGTtgtcaccttttttttttcttttaatttctttgtttttcttacTCCTCTGATGTCGGGAAGGGGTGTAGGGCTCTTTGTTGTCACCAAATGTGAAAAAGAGGATGCATTATGTCCTTTTATTTTGGACTTACAGGACTTATGATGAAGGCATTGCTTTCTTCAATGTATATTTATGACTTCAAgacatttttgtattttattttatggcaGCATTTTTTAGTGTCACTATTGAAGGAGAAATTCATAAGCATACATACACACATGTTAGTGGGCATACACAAACACTGATGTTCCACAcagtaattaaaaaattcttgcTTTAAGGAGTATCTTTTTCCAGAACGCATGTCCATGTCAAATGGCAACATGCCAATGACTATTTGCCAGCAGATGGAATGCTGGCAACACTTTTATGGATTGAATGTTTTCCTTTCCCTGTTCCTTGTAGTGAATGATATGTACACTTTAGTTGCTCTTACATATTTGATGCATTGTGCTTCATGCCCTAACTAATGTAGAACAGAAAAGTACCAGAAAAAATGATGGGAGTCTAGGAATTACTTCCAAAAACCTTAGGCTTCGCATATAGGTTTAGTTTTCAtcacacaaaaaagaaaacaatgaaaGCTGGAAGCTTTTGTGTTTTCATTCATTGATccttattagaaaaattaggagaacccaacctatggtaatcaccctggGGGAGGTGAAtaggtgatggtctctttttgcaaatttaaactatatgaatgtaagagacaattatatgcaagtatataataaacaatgtaaagacaattgcatataaattaaaagagtagggaagagagaatgcaaatacaagattttatagtggttcgatgCAACctgacctacatccactctcctctagcttcaatcccaagcttgaggttgcatataaattaaaagagtagggaagagataatgcaaacacaagattttatagtggtttggcacaacccggcctacatccactctcctctagcttcaatcccaaacttgaggttccactaattcaaggcttctaaaccaagccttcaagcaatataattgaattatggttccaattcaccctcttggacttttggctccaagcaccctttacacttctcaagagatatcccaatcttgaacaacccctcaagtgataccccacactggagaaacttcctctcaaagatttacaaataaatgatttcacaaaatcctagtacaaaaactttaagctcaaatgatacaagaaaactaggattgaaatgtgcactaaggatatgcaagttttagaataatgatatactcaaaaacactctttcaaggctcaaatatattcaagaaagatttgagAAGGTTAAgatcttgaaacaatgaagactgAAACCTTTTTATAACggaaaaaagccaaactagtcgttgggggttcgaccggttgactagccgttagtaTTTAATACTTGGTAGGTGACCGTTgaacctcgaccggacctcaacccgacctcaaccagttgaggttcaaccttgaccggttgaacaaccgttctggaagaaagagaaagttttttgcaccctcgaccggttgagttgggggtcgacccaGACCTAGACCGGTTGAGCtggcggtcgaccggttcctcatccggttcaaccagttgagccgtttttggctcaacaaccaagcttttttaacttaaaaccttttaaaacaagtttgaaaaacatttaacacaaggttttagttgaaaacatgaaatcatccaatttttaaaatatttaaaacaaaataactcttggatgattttggtgcataagtaaagaatgtaatgcatgaaaatcctagtgcaccaacaaccttacaaagagatcttatgaaacttaggttttaaaaaacacttctctttgaggtggtcttcttcttcatgatttctccttggcttgatttgtctttgtgattgccactttagaAATCGTTTTGCCTAATCacatttgaaatataatcattagttctaaactttgttttgttatcataaaaatcaagattaaccaaatcTTGGTTTCACAATCCTTTTAGAAGATAGAGTgattagctttgtaaatacaaCCCTAAGACCCCTAACACTCTTTGGAACCAATCACAGTAATAATAAAGCTGAGAAATCAGAAACTtgaactaataaataaaaattaaaaggcaCTTGCAAATATAAAGCATTAATGACTTTGGAAATAAGAACACTCCAATACCCCCCACGCCCTTTGGAAAACTCAACCTTGACAAGTTAAAGGCATGAAATTTCTCATAAAGATCACAATTCAACTGCTGAAATTCATTGCTTGTGATCCACATACAATCTCAAAGTGGCATTTCTCTCCATTTAACAAGATACTTTTGATAACCTCCTCTTCTGGTTGAAACAATTTAGTGATTAACAACTTTTCAATCTTCTCTTTCAATCAAGGGGCTGGTAGAAGATGACCATTTGGACCATTAATTGATGTAGTAACTTTAGGATTAGGATAAAGGGTGTGGTCTTCAATATTAGAGATCTTATTAATGCCCATATTTTCTGGCAAGTCAAGTACATAAGCGTTGGGACTTGTTTTCCTAAGAATTTTATAGGGACCAACTTTCTTTGAGTGGAGTTTCTTATAGGCACCTTTAGGATATTGTTCAGGCCTTAGTCACACAATAACCATATTACCTTCAATAAGTTcagcaaattttcttttcacatcATTGtatgacttatttatttatttgatgggCAAGCGGGAAAACACATGTAATCATATGACTTATAATTTCAttgatgaaaacaattttcattgaACATGATAATGTATGTCATCTATATGCTCACTAAAAGCATCGGCTTCAATGCTAGGTCATGCATCCATTGTTAAAGGAACCAAATCCATAGGCTTTCTAGGAAGTGATTCAGTCACAATCTCGAAAGGACTATGACTAATAGACCTATTCAAGGAGCTATTATTTGTAAATTCGGCCATTGATCTGATCTCCAACTAGGCAATGAAGTAAATGATGCAAGCTTCAATTAACAACTTCTATTTGGCCATCTCTTTGAGGgtgaaaagcaaaagaaaacttTAGTTTGGCATTTAGTATTTTCCATAAAGTTCACCAGAAGTAACTCATGGACCTACCATCCAGTTTAGGAAAATCATGAAGGCGAACAATTTCCTTGAAGaagagtttgttttttttttttataagtattcCTTGAAGAAGAGTTTAACAATCAGGCAACATCTTTAGTCCTTAAGCATGGGATAAATTGTACCATCTTGGAGTAATGATTTATCACTACAAGTATGCAATCATGTCTCTGATAGTTTTTGGCAAACCAGGGACAAAATCCATGCGTAGGTCTAGCCATGGTTCATGTGGCACAGAAGTGGCATGTATAAACCTGTATTCTTCCTTTGCCTCTTTGATAATTTGTAGGTTTGATGTCTGGAGACATTCTTAGCCACATCTTTTTTCAGACTTGGTCagtaaaaatgattttccacCATTGTAATGGTTTTATCTCTTCCAAATTGACCGGTTGTTTCTCCAGCATGACGAAATGATGTTTTGGGTAAGCAAAGCCGAGTCCCTTTGAAGCAATATCAATCATGTAAAAAATCACCATATTTTCCCGAATTTCCAGGCACTAAAGCAACGCATATAATGCTAAAATCTTTGGAAGAAGGATAAGGTCTCTTAAATGAGTCAAATCCAACAACTTGTACAACAATAGAAGAAAGAGTGAATGCCAATTTGCTAAGAGCCACTGCAAAGAATTCTTTGTCATAGGTACAATATTTCTGCTTTGCTTCATTAAGCTTTTTGCTAAGAAATGCAATAGGGACACCTCTAACTCTTATATTTGATGCATTGCATGCCGCTTCTAACACCTCCCGGAAAATTTGGAAGCTGCAAAACCAGTGCTTCAATTAacattttctcaatttctttgAAAGCTTGTGATGTTGCCTTGGTCCAATTCAACTGATTTTCTTCATACAATAAATTATAGGGGCTGTAACATTGCTGAAACTTATGATGAAATGTCCATGGAACATTTCTAGCCCATGGTAACTTTGTACTTGTTGTGATGTGTTGGGAATTAGGATGGCTTTTACTTCATTCATACTTCCAATCCTTTTGCCAAAACAACAAGCCTAAGAATACTACTGCTGAGATCATGAAAGAgcatttcttgaaatttatgTAGAGCTTTTCTTGGCGAACAACTGTCATAACTTGCCATAGATGGGAGATGTGATCTCCTTTGGTCTTGCTGTAATTAAGATGTCATCAAAGTAAACAACCAGGAACTTTTCAATAAATGGCTGAAGTACTTGATTTATGAAGCACATGAATGTGCTAGGGGCATTTGAAAGGCCAAAAGGCATGACTAGCCACTCATAGAGGCCATCTTTTGTTTTAAAGTCCGTCTTCCATTCATTTTCCAATATACTGCttatttgatgatatccactCTTTAAATCCATCTTTGAAAATATGCAAGAGCCAGCCATCATGTCATATCTAACATATGATTGAATCAAGGGATAGGAAACTGATACTTGATGGCTATCTTGTTAGTAGTGTGACTGCCAActactatcttttttttttgtgttagcAAGGCAAAGACAACATGAGGGCTTAAACTTTCATGAATAGTTCCCTTGGACAGCAGCTACTCTACTTGTCCTTTTAGTGCTTCATGCTCACTTGGATTCATATGATAGGCTGGAAGATTAGGCAATTGAGGCCTTGCCATAAAATCTATAAGCATGCTGAATGTTGTGCAGAGAGGAAAGTTTTTTAGCAACAACTATGGTAGGTCTTTTCGAGCAACATCTATGGTAGTTCTTTTTTAGCAACATCTATAGTCATCAGGATCATAGGCTCTATAATCAAATGAATTTCGGTTTCTTCAtctttttgttgttcttgttctTCTTCATGCTCCATTCTGATGTACAAATTGTTCTTTGGACAATTTAGGTTATTTGGCTGGGTTGTTGACACTTAAAACACCTATTAACCTTACCCTTAGGATTAACGACATTAGAAGAATACAACTTAGACCCTGTAGGTTGGATAAATGGCTTGAATTGGCCTATTCTTGCACTGCAACCTACATCAGTGAACCTCTTTGCACTGGTTCTATGGATGAAACTCACATCCCAAGTACTCCTCCATATCTAATGcaaattgaaaaacatgttcTAGGTTGTATAATAGCTTTCAAGGGAGATCTGGCTGagggagggggatagaaacacgggTTTCTTCCATCATATGGCAAACGCTCATCATAGAAACAATTCTTTGGACAGAATTAAGATAAATGGGGAATGGCTTTCAGAGGAGCAGGAGATTAGGGAAGGAATTGCTAATGCTTTTCATCAGCTGCTATCAGAAGATACGGGGTAGAAGGCGGACATTGGGAGGCTTCAGCTTGATCAAATCAGTCAGCAAAAAGCAGAGAATCTGGAGAGTCTTTTTACAGAGAATGAAGTTCATATAgctttgatggagatgaatggggataaagcccctggtcCAGATGGCTTTACTATGGTTTTTTGGCAAAGTTGTTAGGACTTTGTTAAAGATGAGATCCTAGaaatgttcaaggaattccacGAGCATAGCTCTTTCCTCAAGAGCCTCAACAATACTTTTCTGGttttgattcctaagaaaagtggggctgaggaccttggagattttagacctattagtcTTCTGGGGGGGCGGGGCTTTATAAGTTATTGGCTAAAGTGCTAGCTAACAAGCTGTAGAAAGTGGTTGGAAAGGTGGTCTCCACTtctcaaaatgcctttgtgatgggaagacaaattcttgacgcttctttaattgcaaatgaagtgATAGACTCATGGCAGAAACAAAACGAAAAGGGCCTtatttgcaaattggacatAGAAACAACTTATGACAGCATCAATTGGAAGTTTTTGTTGAAGGTTTTGCAAAAGATGGTCTTTGGGTCTAAGTGGTtggggtggatgtggagttgctTGTCTTCAGCCAAATTCTCAGTTTTGGTTAATGGGGTGCCTTCTGGCTTCTTCCCTAGCACTAAGGGCcttagacaaggagatcccctaTCTCCTTATCTCTTTGTTATAGGAATGGAAGTGCTGGATGTTCTTATCAGGAGAGCCGTGGAGGGGGGATTTTTATCAGGGTGTAACATTAGGGGTGGTAGCAGATCCTCTTTGAACATCtcccatttattttttgataatgaCACAATTGTGTTTTATGAGGCTAGTAAGGAGCATCTAACTCACTTAAGTTGGATTTTACTctggtttgaagcggcttcaGGTCTAAGGATTAACTTAgttaaaagtgaaattattccAGTTGGAGAGGTGAAGGAGATTGAAGAGTTGGCTGTTGAGTTAGGTTGTAAGGTGGGGTCCTTACCCTCTCAGTATTTGGGACTTCCTCTAGGGGCTCCTAATAGAGCTTCTTATATGTGGGATGAGGTGGAAGAGAGAGTAAGGAGGAGACTTGCGCTATGGAAACCACAATATATCTCCAAAGGGGGAAGAATCACTTTAATAAAAAGTACTTTGTctagcatgccaatctatcaAATGTCTATTTTCAGAATGGCCAAGATTGTTGCTAGAAGGCTAGAGAAAGTGCAAAGGGACTTCCTATGGGGAAGGGGAAATCTGGAGGGGAAAATTCATCTagttaattgggaggtggtttgtacAGACAAGGAAAAGGGTGGGCTAGGCCTTAGGAAGCTAGCCATgttgaacaaagccttgcttGGAAAGTGGATATAGAGGTATGCTTGTGACaaagataatctttggaaacaagtgattacggtgaagtatgggcaagagggtCTTGGATGGAGGCCAAAGAAGGCTAATGGGGCggttggagtaggggtttgaaaggagatttggaaagaatcaGATTGGTGCTGGGATAACATGATATTCCGAGCTGGGAAGGGCACCAAGATCATATTTGGACAGATGTTTAGTGTACCGATACAACATTGTCCCATTGCTTTCctcatctctttgtcatggcTGTTCAAAGGAGTTCAacggttgaggaaatgtgggaCCAAAATTCtagtcaaggaggttggaacctAAACTTTTTGAGGGACTTCAATAATTGGGAGCTAGATATGATTGGGGATTTGCTCCATGTGCTGAGGGGTCATAGGCCTTCTTTGGAGGAAGACTCAGTTTTTTGGAGGCAAGGAAGAAATGGTTAGTTCAGGGTTAAGGAAGCTTATAGCTTGTTGACCAATCCTAATGAAATCGGCTTTCCTTCAAGAAGTATTTGGGTGGctagggtgccaactaaagtcgccttctttgcttgggaggcgacgtgggggaaggtgcttactCTGGATAGACTAAAAAGAATAGGGGTGCAACTTCcgaattgttgttttttgtgtgggtgtgaagaagaaaatgtaaatcatatcctTATACATTGTATAGTGGTTAGAGTTTTGTGGGATATTGTCCTTGGGTTAGTAGATGTTaaatgggtctttccagaaactgtaaaggaggtcttaatTAGCTGGAGGGGCTcctttgtggggaagaaaaggaaaaaggtttgggATTCCATtccattgtgtattttttggacggtatggaaggagaggaatagattagcttttaggagGGGGTGTGTTGAATAttcagaagttaaagaatttttttgtctgtaacttgtggagttgggccaaatTGTATTTTGGTGAGGAGTCTTTCTCTCTTATAGGCTTCCTGGAGTGGGTAGCATCCACTTAAGGGGAGGTGattctttttatctttgttttttgaggccctagccgccttgtataccccctgtatgctttgtggctttttgcctcttTATTAATGCATTTccttttacttataaaaaaaaaacaaaaaagttctAGGCTGTATAATGGTTGATGCATCAACTCTCTTCTCATTTTAGGTCTCAATCCAGCTTTGAATCATGCAAGAGTTTGCCCTTGGATCTTCTACTATTTGACTCCAAGTCTTTAGCTCATGATATCTTTGCATGTACTTTGGTCTCTACAATAGACATGTTGTTCTGATTCATAGTAATGAGGTGATTACATAACTTATTACAATAATTGATCCTGTATGTATTTTTCACATAGCTTATCCTTCATCTCATGCCATGTGCTGACAGGTGGTAGCCTCATCTTCCCATCTTCCTAGTATCTCTTTCAACATCTGTCCACTAATCTTTTGCTAAGCCTATTAGTTTCATTTTAGTAAACCACCCTCTCTATTCATCATTCATACATACCAATCAAAACAGTCCTCAATTGTAGTTAGCCAATCAAGAAATTGAGTAGCATTGCCCTTCAAATTAGAACTTCTCCTTTTACTTTCCTTGTGATATCTTCAGCAGTTTCACAAGGTTTGCACCTTGTTTCAGGTAGTCCTCTAGCCCATTCAGATATAGGATATTGTGGTGCATGTCCAATGTTCCTCCAAGTTTTTGTTGTTATTAATTTGAGATAATTCTCCTTGCACAACACGTGCTAAATCATTAGTGGGCTGAGATATTTGTGTCTCAATGTTGCTTAGTCGAATATGCAGGCTATCAAGCTGTTCCATCACCACATAGTATCTCATCATGTTGACTATTAGATAAATCTATTTTGAAACTCTTGCTAGGTCTTGTAATCATGATCTCAACTTGCTTTGATGCCAAAATTGATGCTGAACAGAAAGGTAAAAGAAAACATGTTGGGACTCTAGGGATCACTTCCAAATCTTAGGCTTCACACTTAAGTTCAGTTTGCATCACGCAAATAAGTTGAACTATCATAGTACGATTGGTTCATAATAAGGTGTCATCTGATTGGTTCTCGTGGAGACAACTTGTGATCATTCAAACTGGAGGCTGCACCTGATTGATTACATTGAAAGTTGGAAGGTTTTGTATGAGATAAATGAACCAACTTTATACACTATAACTCTAGACCTTAGACTCTTTTAGAGCTAATGGCAATACTAATGAAGTTGGAAAATCAACAATGTgaactgataaaaaaaattgaaagactcTTGAAAATGTAAAGCATTAATGATTTTGGAAATAAGAACACCTGTGATCCTTTGACTAAACTCATAAACAAAACTTAGACTGAAATCCACATTGAAGTATATAAAATCCCGACTGGGCCTATTATCATCCAAAGTATGCCAAATCATAATTTGGGCCTTAAGAGTCCAATCTCTATGCATTTGTTAACCTTTCACAAGTGATTGCCACTTGTCTTCATCGCTAACAAACACGATTATAGCATCAAAGAAGGGCCATGTCCCCAAATCTGGCAGTAAAAGTTCTTTTTACAAGCTAACCTCAGGGATCCAATTACTACATTATTGTGTTAACCATGAACATTGGTGCTCCTGTTCTGCTTGCATGGTTACACTGAACCTGCTATCCAAATGTGTTGGTTGACCAAATGAGAAACTCTAGGAAAATGAATGAATTCATAGTGACATAGCTACATTGAATGCAACTTGTGTGTTTGTGTGAACAGGATTGGGGGAGTTAAAGAGAGTTTTTAGAAGGGAGAATACCTTTTTAATTGGTCTTAGTGTTCAGTATGCAGCTGGTTCAGTGATCAAGAGGCCAGTTTATAATACAATTTTCttgagatttttattgaagtgaTCCCTT
Protein-coding regions in this window:
- the LOC104877750 gene encoding LOW QUALITY PROTEIN: phenylalanine--tRNA ligase, chloroplastic/mitochondrial (The sequence of the model RefSeq protein was modified relative to this genomic sequence to represent the inferred CDS: inserted 1 base in 1 codon; substituted 2 bases at 2 genomic stop codons); translated protein: MWPNKAILLVIFWTHLNAINGFSFFIPFSSSSAQKIQTHKWRQPVVSVLELGGVKIGRDDVVRDDPTNNVPDAILSKLGMQLHRRDQHPIGILKNAIYDYFDANYSNKFDKLDDLCPIVSTKENFDDVLVPPDHISRSYNDTYYIDSQTVLRCHTSAHQAELLRRGHTHFLVTGDVYRRDSIDSTHYRVFHXMEGVRVFXPGDWDGTSYAAEDLKKCLEGSVXHLFGNVEMRWIDTYFPFTNPSFELEIYF